The following coding sequences lie in one Oceanicola sp. 502str15 genomic window:
- the ilvD gene encoding dihydroxy-acid dehydratase yields MLKRQADKSKLPSRHVTEGPERAPHRSYLYAMGLSEDEIHRPLVGVATCWNEAAPCNISLNRQAQAVKLGVKAAAGTPREFTTITVTDGIAMGHEGMRASLASREAIADTVELTMRGHCYDAVVGLAGCDKSLPGMMMAMVRLNTPSVFIYGGSILPGKAPQNNEIPEDFRTRDLTVQDMFEAVGRHQNHEMSDAALDMLERVACPSAGACGGQFTANTMACVSEAIGLALMNSSGMPAPYESRDQYSEASGRAVMNLIEQNIRARDVVTRKALENAARVVACTGGSTNAGLHLPAIAHEAGIDFFLEDVCDIFRETPYFVDLKPGGQYVAKDLYDAGGVPVVMKELRKAGLIHEECITASGKTIGEELDLITREADGKVIYSIETPLTKTGGVVGLKGNLAPDGAIVKVAGIPSQHQRFVGPARVFENEEEAFAAVKARAYEEGEVIVIRNEGPAGGPGMREMLATTAALSGQGMGKKVALITDGRFSGATRGFCVGHVGPESAHGGPIALIKTGDVITIDAVSGELSVDLTDDELATRKAAWPGPRKTDYASGSLWKYAQLVGSAKYGAVTHPGAKEETHIYMDQ; encoded by the coding sequence ATGCTGAAACGCCAGGCCGACAAATCCAAACTGCCCAGCCGCCACGTGACCGAAGGACCGGAGCGCGCGCCGCACCGCTCCTACCTCTACGCCATGGGCCTCTCCGAGGATGAAATTCACCGCCCCCTCGTCGGCGTCGCCACCTGCTGGAACGAAGCCGCGCCCTGCAACATCTCCCTCAACCGTCAGGCCCAGGCCGTGAAGCTCGGGGTGAAGGCAGCGGCAGGCACGCCGCGCGAGTTCACCACCATCACCGTGACGGATGGCATCGCCATGGGCCACGAGGGCATGCGCGCCTCGCTCGCCTCCCGTGAGGCCATCGCCGACACCGTCGAGCTCACCATGCGCGGCCATTGCTACGATGCCGTCGTCGGCCTCGCGGGCTGCGACAAGTCGCTGCCCGGCATGATGATGGCCATGGTCCGCCTCAACACGCCTTCGGTGTTCATCTACGGCGGCTCGATCCTTCCGGGCAAGGCGCCCCAGAACAACGAGATCCCCGAAGATTTCCGCACCCGCGACCTCACCGTGCAAGACATGTTCGAGGCCGTCGGCCGCCACCAGAACCACGAGATGTCCGATGCCGCGCTCGACATGCTCGAGCGGGTCGCCTGCCCCTCCGCCGGGGCCTGCGGCGGCCAGTTCACCGCCAACACCATGGCCTGTGTGTCGGAGGCCATCGGCCTCGCGCTGATGAACTCGTCGGGCATGCCCGCCCCCTACGAGAGCCGCGACCAGTATTCCGAAGCCTCGGGCCGCGCCGTGATGAACCTCATCGAGCAGAACATCCGCGCCCGTGATGTCGTGACCCGCAAGGCGCTCGAAAACGCCGCCCGCGTGGTCGCCTGCACCGGCGGCTCCACCAACGCCGGCCTGCACCTTCCCGCCATCGCCCACGAGGCCGGGATCGACTTCTTCCTCGAGGATGTCTGCGACATCTTCCGCGAAACCCCCTATTTCGTCGATCTCAAGCCCGGCGGCCAATACGTGGCCAAGGATCTCTACGACGCCGGCGGCGTGCCGGTGGTGATGAAGGAGCTGCGCAAGGCCGGCCTGATCCACGAAGAGTGCATCACCGCCTCCGGCAAGACCATCGGCGAAGAGCTAGACCTCATCACCCGCGAAGCCGACGGCAAGGTGATCTACTCCATCGAGACCCCGCTGACCAAGACCGGCGGCGTGGTGGGCCTCAAGGGCAACCTCGCCCCCGATGGCGCCATCGTGAAGGTCGCGGGCATCCCCTCGCAGCACCAGCGCTTCGTCGGCCCGGCCCGCGTGTTCGAGAACGAGGAAGAGGCCTTTGCCGCCGTCAAGGCGCGCGCCTACGAGGAAGGCGAAGTCATCGTCATCCGCAACGAAGGCCCCGCCGGTGGGCCGGGGATGCGCGAGATGCTCGCCACCACAGCCGCGCTCTCCGGGCAGGGCATGGGCAAGAAGGTCGCGCTGATCACCGATGGCCGCTTCTCCGGGGCCACCCGCGGCTTCTGCGTCGGCCATGTCGGCCCCGAGTCGGCCCACGGCGGCCCGATTGCCCTGATCAAGACCGGCGATGTCATCACCATCGACGCGGTGAGCGGCGAGCTTTCGGTCGACCTGACCGACGATGAGCTTGCCACCCGCAAGGCCGCATGGCCCGGCCCCCGCAAGACCGACTACGCCTCCGGCTCGCTGTGGAAATACGCCCAGCTCGTCGGCTCTGCCAAATACGGCGCGGTCACGCATCCGGGCGCAAAGGAAGAAACCCACATCTACATGGACCAGTAA
- a CDS encoding type II CAAX prenyl endopeptidase Rce1 family protein yields the protein MAYDRLSEFVAPARTTPDLWRIGAVLGLMFLAVMMLQQLVFVILAALGGQDAVRAVFEAEGETTAGRTLAALFSHGLFAVALAIGLRAVHRRGFLSLFGPGAHAAGDFFRVLYWLAPLYVAAMVLLPTDYDIVRNEAMPTGRWMLYLPLGLAAVAVQAGTEEVFFRGYLTQQIAAGSRVGNFAWMAVPAILFAMLHWTSSAGDNAIWFCLWALAFGLAAADLTARAGNLGPALALHIVNNAVALLGVAVPGPVAGLALYHTPFAADAGVVPGLMPLEFGLLFVAWLAARVAIRG from the coding sequence GTGGCATATGACCGATTGAGCGAGTTCGTCGCGCCGGCCCGCACCACCCCCGACCTCTGGCGGATCGGGGCGGTGCTGGGGCTGATGTTTCTGGCGGTGATGATGTTGCAGCAGCTGGTGTTCGTCATCCTGGCGGCGCTGGGCGGGCAGGATGCGGTGCGCGCGGTCTTCGAGGCGGAGGGCGAGACCACGGCGGGGCGCACGCTGGCGGCGCTGTTCTCGCACGGGCTGTTTGCGGTGGCGCTGGCGATCGGGCTGCGGGCGGTGCATCGGCGCGGGTTTCTGAGCCTGTTCGGGCCGGGGGCCCATGCGGCGGGCGATTTCTTTCGGGTGCTCTACTGGCTGGCGCCGCTCTACGTGGCGGCGATGGTGCTGCTGCCGACGGATTACGACATCGTGCGCAACGAGGCGATGCCTACGGGGCGCTGGATGCTCTACCTGCCGCTCGGCCTTGCGGCGGTGGCGGTGCAGGCGGGGACGGAAGAGGTGTTCTTTCGGGGCTACCTGACCCAGCAGATCGCGGCGGGCAGCCGGGTGGGCAACTTTGCATGGATGGCGGTGCCCGCGATCCTGTTTGCGATGCTGCACTGGACGTCGAGCGCGGGGGACAATGCCATTTGGTTCTGCCTCTGGGCGCTGGCCTTCGGGCTGGCCGCCGCCGACCTGACGGCGCGGGCGGGCAACCTCGGCCCGGCGCTGGCCCTGCATATCGTGAACAACGCCGTGGCCCTGCTGGGCGTGGCGGTGCCCGGCCCGGTGGCGGGGCTGGCGCTGTACCACACGCCCTTTGCCGCCGATGCGGGGGTGGTTCCGGGGCTGATGCCGCTGGAGTTCGGCCTGCTCTTCGTCGCATGGCTGGCGGCGCGGGTGGCGATCCGGGGCTGA
- a CDS encoding OmpA family protein: MSLRVALLAATLLAPAASVADALKLEFPAGARQTAEQVETFGSYRMPISPFRNGDLQSVWAEGQVRQQAWQVQTRGMTTLQLLAPLREQVESAGFDVIFECEARECGGFDFRYATENLPEPDMHVDLGDYRFMAAHRMGEEKPEYVAFLVSRSAGRGFVQITRVGPEEAEADLLVASTKNPDLTASLVDAGDEDDLAGPALAFSTPSTTEMPLTQQLEIHGRAVLQDLDFPTGSSRLEDGDYSSLDLLAGYLKTHPERSVVLVGHTDAEGSLAGNIALSKKRAGAVEARLTALGVPGGQIKAEGVGFLSPITSNLTEQGREANRRVEAILSSTE, translated from the coding sequence ATGAGTCTTCGTGTGGCCCTCCTGGCCGCAACGCTTCTGGCTCCCGCCGCCAGCGTTGCCGATGCCCTGAAGCTGGAGTTTCCGGCCGGTGCCCGCCAGACGGCGGAGCAGGTGGAGACCTTCGGCAGCTACCGGATGCCGATCAGCCCGTTTCGCAATGGCGACCTGCAGAGTGTCTGGGCCGAGGGGCAGGTGCGCCAGCAGGCGTGGCAGGTGCAGACCCGCGGCATGACCACGCTGCAACTGCTGGCGCCGCTGCGCGAGCAGGTGGAGTCGGCGGGCTTTGACGTGATCTTCGAATGCGAGGCGCGGGAGTGCGGTGGTTTCGACTTTAGGTATGCGACCGAGAACCTGCCCGAGCCCGACATGCATGTGGACCTTGGCGACTACCGCTTCATGGCGGCCCATCGGATGGGAGAGGAAAAGCCGGAATACGTGGCCTTTCTGGTGAGCCGGAGCGCCGGGCGCGGTTTTGTGCAGATCACCCGCGTGGGCCCCGAAGAGGCGGAGGCCGACCTGCTGGTGGCCTCGACCAAGAACCCCGATCTGACCGCGAGCCTCGTGGACGCGGGCGACGAGGATGACCTCGCCGGCCCTGCGCTGGCGTTCTCGACGCCGAGCACCACCGAAATGCCGCTGACCCAGCAGCTCGAAATTCATGGCCGTGCCGTGTTGCAGGATCTCGACTTTCCGACCGGCTCCTCGCGGCTGGAGGATGGCGACTATAGCTCGCTCGACCTGCTGGCGGGCTACCTGAAGACCCACCCCGAGCGCTCGGTGGTGCTGGTCGGCCATACCGATGCCGAGGGCTCGCTGGCGGGCAATATTGCCCTGTCGAAGAAGCGGGCGGGCGCGGTGGAGGCCCGGTTGACGGCGCTGGGTGTGCCCGGCGGCCAGATCAAGGCGGAGGGCGTGGGCTTTCTGTCGCCGATCACCTCGAACCTGACCGAACAGGGCCGTGAGGCCAACCGGCGGGTCGAGGCCATTCTGTCTTCTACCGAATAG
- a CDS encoding Hint domain-containing protein: MAGEAYLLSGDQIATFSTVHTSYPGGVATVRLNGIKTLGDADSRFFLVRDQGTGDTVTNGQFFSIYRAVDDGTGNLVPGGTPVVSSNYVTPDAYGGTAAGDDYLMAGLFGGPRFVIDINGIPKGGTYTAVQGQDVGGGNMDGEFNLSDLAAANPDGTICFASGTPIETPRGAVPVERLRLGDLVCTVDDGPRPIRWIGCTRVELTADTPGLAPIEIAANAFGPGLPALPVVVSPAHRLLMANARAQLLLGEEEVLVPAAALVNGTTVRRLTGRRSVTYWHLMFDHHQIVSSAGLPSESFHPGAYALDTLSRSTRAELLALFPELAEEGPQAYGATARTIVRGYEASLLSQPPLAA; encoded by the coding sequence ATGGCAGGCGAAGCCTATCTCCTTTCCGGCGACCAGATCGCCACGTTCAGCACGGTGCACACCAGCTATCCGGGCGGCGTGGCCACGGTCCGTCTGAACGGCATCAAGACCCTCGGCGACGCCGACAGCCGGTTCTTTCTGGTGCGCGACCAGGGCACCGGCGACACCGTGACCAACGGCCAGTTCTTCTCGATCTATCGCGCCGTCGATGATGGCACCGGCAACCTCGTGCCCGGCGGTACCCCTGTCGTCAGCTCCAACTACGTCACCCCCGATGCCTACGGCGGCACCGCCGCCGGCGACGATTACCTGATGGCCGGCCTCTTCGGCGGCCCGCGCTTCGTCATCGACATCAACGGCATCCCCAAAGGCGGCACCTATACCGCCGTGCAGGGGCAGGACGTGGGCGGGGGCAACATGGACGGCGAGTTCAACCTCTCCGACCTCGCCGCCGCCAACCCCGACGGCACCATCTGCTTTGCCTCCGGCACCCCGATCGAAACGCCCCGCGGCGCCGTGCCGGTCGAGCGGCTGCGGCTGGGCGATCTCGTCTGCACCGTCGATGACGGCCCCCGACCGATCCGCTGGATCGGCTGCACCCGCGTCGAGCTGACCGCCGACACGCCCGGCCTCGCCCCCATCGAGATCGCCGCCAACGCCTTCGGCCCCGGCCTGCCCGCATTGCCGGTCGTCGTCTCCCCCGCGCACCGCCTGCTGATGGCCAATGCCCGGGCGCAGTTGCTGCTCGGCGAAGAAGAGGTGCTGGTGCCCGCCGCCGCGCTGGTCAACGGCACCACGGTCCGCCGCCTCACCGGGCGCCGCTCCGTCACCTATTGGCACCTGATGTTCGATCACCACCAGATCGTCAGCAGCGCCGGCCTGCCGTCCGAAAGCTTCCACCCCGGCGCCTACGCGCTCGACACCCTGTCGCGCTCGACCCGCGCCGAGCTGCTCGCGCTCTTTCCCGAACTCGCCGAAGAGGGCCCGCAGGCCTATGGCGCCACCGCACGCACCATCGTGCGCGGCTACGAAGCCTCGCTGCTGAGCCAGCCGCCCCTCGCCGCCTGA
- a CDS encoding DUF6478 family protein, whose protein sequence is MDSLIERALHRRALKRWRRAADSAASVDLPQLRGMRSRARQLRRQLDRVVHEADGRLTLPLIDSNAMRKPIGADWAWRPELWRGPISPPGHAAAETRTMLGQAATLYHDCTVSELTLRQIRNTSEEDLAPFGLRMDVFRFDGSFLSIVLDLPAEAVSGLKRKHVIGLEAQLEVEKPLEIFARLNVKHGPNTEQIVRELPVAEGGLQVAEFDLAYTGLNEKRVEKAWIDLIFEGPQMNQIVLRDLTLSRRPRAEI, encoded by the coding sequence ATGGACAGCCTGATCGAACGTGCCCTGCACCGTCGCGCCCTCAAGCGCTGGCGTCGCGCGGCCGATTCTGCCGCCTCGGTCGATCTGCCCCAGCTGCGGGGCATGCGCTCCCGGGCACGCCAGCTGCGCCGCCAGCTCGACAGAGTGGTGCATGAGGCCGACGGGCGCCTGACCCTGCCGCTGATCGACAGCAACGCCATGCGCAAGCCGATCGGCGCCGACTGGGCCTGGCGTCCCGAGCTGTGGCGCGGCCCGATCTCGCCGCCGGGCCACGCCGCCGCCGAAACCCGCACCATGCTGGGCCAGGCCGCCACGCTCTACCACGATTGCACCGTCTCCGAGCTGACCCTACGCCAGATCCGCAATACCTCCGAAGAGGATCTCGCCCCCTTCGGCCTGCGGATGGACGTGTTCCGCTTCGACGGCTCCTTTCTCTCCATCGTGCTCGACCTGCCCGCCGAGGCCGTCAGCGGGCTCAAGCGCAAGCACGTGATCGGGCTGGAGGCCCAGCTCGAGGTCGAGAAACCGCTCGAGATCTTCGCCCGCCTCAACGTCAAGCACGGCCCCAACACCGAGCAGATCGTGCGCGAACTGCCCGTGGCCGAGGGCGGGCTTCAGGTGGCCGAGTTCGACCTCGCCTATACCGGCCTCAACGAGAAGCGGGTCGAGAAGGCCTGGATCGACCTGATCTTCGAAGGCCCGCAAATGAACCAGATCGTCCTGCGCGATCTCACCCTCTCGCGCCGTCCCCGCGCCGAAATCTGA
- a CDS encoding LysR family transcriptional regulator, whose amino-acid sequence MDRLTEMEAFATVVDQGGFTDAAKKMGISKSAVSKHVSSLEARLGARLLNRTTRRVSPTEIGLAYYDRARRVLNDAGEADALVTSMQSAPSGLLRISVATDFGVNHLSPVLGEFLSEFPEITVNMVLNNRYVELISEGFDMAIRIGELEDSTLRARKLADTTKRMIASPAYFEKYGRPEKIDDLNEHKLLHYSNQSSGNVWKLTAPSGEKRQVRTAGWLTVNDGQSLLNAAISGLGIAYLPNFLYCEAEKAGLVQEAIPDLPVEMLGIYAVYPPGRFTQPKVRAFIDFLVQSFATKGPDTW is encoded by the coding sequence ATGGATCGTCTGACCGAAATGGAAGCCTTCGCCACGGTCGTAGACCAGGGTGGCTTCACAGATGCGGCCAAGAAGATGGGGATCTCCAAATCCGCCGTCTCCAAGCACGTCTCTTCGCTGGAGGCCCGCCTCGGCGCCCGCCTCCTCAACCGCACCACGCGCCGCGTCTCCCCGACCGAGATCGGCCTGGCCTATTACGACCGCGCGCGCCGCGTGCTCAACGATGCCGGCGAAGCCGACGCGCTGGTCACCTCCATGCAATCCGCGCCCTCGGGCCTGCTGCGCATCTCCGTCGCCACCGATTTCGGGGTGAACCACCTGTCGCCGGTGCTGGGCGAATTCCTCAGCGAGTTCCCCGAGATCACCGTGAACATGGTGCTCAACAACCGCTACGTCGAGCTGATCTCGGAAGGCTTCGACATGGCCATCCGCATCGGTGAGCTCGAAGACAGCACCCTGCGCGCCCGCAAGCTGGCCGACACCACCAAACGCATGATCGCCTCGCCCGCCTACTTCGAAAAGTATGGCCGCCCCGAAAAGATCGACGATCTGAACGAGCACAAGCTCCTGCACTATTCCAACCAGTCCTCCGGCAACGTCTGGAAGCTCACCGCCCCCTCGGGCGAAAAGCGCCAGGTCCGCACCGCCGGCTGGCTCACGGTGAACGACGGCCAGTCGCTGCTCAACGCCGCGATCTCCGGCCTCGGCATCGCTTACCTGCCCAACTTCCTCTACTGCGAGGCCGAAAAGGCCGGTCTGGTGCAGGAAGCCATCCCCGACCTGCCGGTCGAGATGCTGGGCATCTACGCCGTCTACCCGCCGGGCCGCTTTACCCAGCCGAAGGTCCGCGCCTTCATCGACTTCCTGGTGCAGAGCTTCGCCACCAAGGGCCCCGACACCTGGTAA
- a CDS encoding EF-hand domain-containing protein: protein MTKIMMTAATVAALAAAPLMAQDAPMVEDTDGNGTFSMEEMQVAYPEITEEIFSEIDTSADGEVDTAEWEAAVGAGLLTSG, encoded by the coding sequence ATGACCAAGATCATGATGACCGCCGCCACAGTTGCCGCCCTTGCCGCAGCCCCGCTGATGGCCCAGGACGCGCCGATGGTTGAGGACACCGATGGCAACGGCACCTTCTCGATGGAAGAGATGCAGGTGGCCTATCCCGAGATCACCGAGGAGATCTTCAGCGAGATCGACACCTCGGCCGATGGCGAGGTGGACACCGCCGAATGGGAGGCCGCCGTGGGGGCGGGCCTTCTGACCTCCGGCTAA
- a CDS encoding DM13 domain-containing protein: MKRALLIAAPSFLLGAVVGAAFWYLASPLWIDRVVNESLVTGEGVTLLAEGRFRDADAAHRGTGTARLVSLPGGRIEVQLTEFEVTNGPDLELWLSDAPDPQSAADVTSGQWVSLGLLKGNIGDQSYALPPSIKPEAYRSVVVWCEQFGVLFSPAPLTTPGG; this comes from the coding sequence ATGAAGCGCGCCCTCCTCATCGCCGCCCCCAGCTTCCTCCTCGGGGCCGTTGTCGGCGCCGCCTTCTGGTATCTCGCCTCGCCGCTCTGGATCGACCGGGTGGTGAACGAGAGCCTCGTCACCGGCGAAGGCGTGACCCTGCTGGCCGAGGGCCGCTTCCGCGATGCCGACGCCGCCCATCGCGGCACCGGCACCGCCCGCCTCGTCTCCCTGCCCGGCGGGCGCATCGAGGTGCAGCTTACCGAGTTCGAAGTCACCAACGGCCCCGATCTCGAGCTCTGGCTCTCCGACGCCCCCGACCCGCAGAGCGCCGCCGATGTCACCTCCGGCCAATGGGTCTCGCTCGGGCTGCTCAAGGGCAACATCGGCGACCAGAGCTATGCCCTGCCCCCCAGCATCAAACCCGAGGCCTATCGCTCGGTGGTGGTCTGGTGCGAGCAGTTCGGCGTGCTCTTCTCCCCCGCCCCCCTCACCACCCCCGGCGGCTGA
- a CDS encoding type 1 glutamine amidotransferase domain-containing protein produces the protein MPSINESKILIIATNGFEQSELEFPRDQLRAKGATVHVATLDGKPIKGWEGADWGREAEADAKLEDIAFSDYDALVIPGGQINPDLLRVEPDVLKLVREFHDAGKTIAAVCHAPWVLVEAGIAKGREMTSYASIKTDVKNAGANWVDREVVADNGIVTSRKPDDLAAFVSKIVEEIEEGTHERKAA, from the coding sequence ATGCCCAGCATCAACGAGTCCAAGATCCTGATCATCGCGACCAACGGCTTCGAGCAGTCCGAGCTCGAATTTCCCCGCGACCAGCTCCGCGCCAAGGGCGCCACGGTTCACGTCGCCACCCTCGACGGCAAGCCGATCAAGGGCTGGGAAGGCGCCGACTGGGGCCGCGAGGCCGAAGCCGACGCCAAGTTGGAAGACATCGCCTTTTCCGACTACGACGCCCTCGTCATCCCCGGCGGCCAGATCAACCCCGACCTGCTGCGCGTCGAACCCGACGTGCTGAAACTGGTGCGCGAGTTCCATGACGCCGGCAAGACCATCGCCGCCGTCTGCCACGCCCCCTGGGTGCTGGTCGAGGCCGGCATCGCCAAGGGCCGCGAGATGACCTCCTACGCCTCGATCAAGACCGACGTGAAGAACGCCGGGGCCAATTGGGTCGACCGCGAGGTGGTGGCCGACAACGGCATCGTTACCTCCCGCAAGCCCGACGATCTCGCCGCCTTCGTCTCCAAGATCGTCGAGGAGATCGAAGAAGGCACCCATGAGCGCAAGGCAGCCTGA
- a CDS encoding CPBP family intramembrane glutamic endopeptidase, protein MRHPEFTAMLVPARVYPQIWRLLLGVLLILFIYVSWSLLVLGGAVGLVAAEQGLWGVMPFFQELQVGRMPGSVALLLLTFGGMALGPVLAAAALHFRGPGTLIGPWGEWWRGFVTAFAVVAGVFGVLMLASAMIWPPVANMEPGRWLMWLPLALPLLFLQIAAEELLFRGYLMQQLAARFAARWVWFTLPALCFGLLHWDPEAGRNLPLLLLSAFAFGLVAADLTERTGSLGAAMGFHFANNLLALFILSIKGTITGLALYVTPWGLAEEGMVSLGLMVSILLLFANWWIIKALLDR, encoded by the coding sequence ATGAGACATCCGGAATTCACGGCGATGCTGGTGCCTGCGAGGGTCTACCCGCAGATCTGGCGGCTGCTGCTGGGCGTGCTGCTGATCCTGTTCATCTATGTCTCCTGGTCGCTGCTGGTGCTGGGCGGCGCGGTGGGGCTGGTGGCCGCGGAGCAGGGGCTCTGGGGCGTGATGCCGTTTTTCCAGGAGTTGCAGGTCGGGCGGATGCCGGGCTCGGTGGCGCTGCTTCTGCTGACCTTCGGGGGCATGGCGCTGGGGCCGGTGCTGGCCGCCGCTGCGCTGCATTTTCGCGGCCCCGGAACGCTGATCGGGCCGTGGGGCGAGTGGTGGCGGGGCTTCGTGACCGCCTTTGCCGTGGTCGCGGGGGTCTTTGGCGTGCTGATGCTGGCGAGCGCGATGATCTGGCCGCCGGTGGCCAACATGGAGCCGGGGCGCTGGCTGATGTGGCTGCCGCTCGCCTTGCCGCTGCTCTTCTTGCAGATCGCCGCCGAGGAACTGCTGTTCCGGGGCTACCTGATGCAGCAGCTCGCGGCCCGCTTTGCCGCCCGCTGGGTGTGGTTCACCCTGCCGGCGCTCTGCTTCGGCCTGCTGCACTGGGACCCGGAGGCGGGGCGCAACCTGCCGCTGCTGCTGCTCTCGGCCTTTGCCTTCGGCCTCGTCGCCGCCGACCTGACCGAGCGCACCGGCTCGCTGGGCGCGGCGATGGGCTTTCACTTTGCCAACAACCTGCTGGCGCTGTTCATCCTGAGCATCAAGGGCACCATCACCGGGCTTGCGCTTTACGTTACGCCATGGGGGCTGGCGGAGGAGGGCATGGTGTCGCTCGGGCTGATGGTTTCGATCCTGCTGCTCTTCGCGAACTGGTGGATCATCAAGGCCTTGCTGGACCGCTGA
- a CDS encoding NADPH-dependent 2,4-dienoyl-CoA reductase codes for MTSYPNLLAPLDLGHVTLPNRVLMGSMHTGLEETKDWSRVAAFYAARASAGLIVTGGMAPNREGGVYPGAAGLFTPEDIANHRIVTDAVHAEGGRIAMQILHAGRYAYGPDCVSASPLKSPISPFPPKELDEEGIEKQIADIATAAARAREAGYDGVEVMGSEGYFLNQFIVRHTNKRTDHWGGSYENRIRLPIEVVRRVREATGPDFILIYRLSMIDLVPDGSTTEEVIQLAQEIEKAGASILNTGIGWHEARIPTIATSVPRRAFAWVTQKLMGHVSIPVITSNRINTPEVAESVLAEGCANMVSMARPFLADPDFVPKAARGEAATIAPCIACNQACLDHTFSGKMSTCLVNPRACNETELVITPAITPKRIAVVGAGPAGLSAALTADERGHAVTLFDMAGEIGGQLNMARQIPGKEEFHGLVDWYATMVARSNITLNLNTEATPEALAPFDEVILATGVTPRDPEIPGQNGPNVLSYIDVLRHKAPVGQRVAIIGAGGIGFDVAEYLAHEGDSPTEHLPEWMEMWGVTDPASHRGGLAPEGPQPPAPARDIALLQRKDERPGKRLGKTTGWIHRAALKMAKVKMLGGITYEQITPEGLHVTQNGEPRLIEADTIVLCAGQVSNRTLAEALQAAGTPTHIIGGADVAAELDAKRAIDQGTRLAAAL; via the coding sequence ATGACCAGCTACCCCAACCTGCTCGCCCCGCTCGACCTCGGGCACGTGACCCTGCCCAACCGCGTGTTGATGGGCTCCATGCACACCGGGCTTGAAGAAACCAAGGACTGGTCCCGCGTCGCCGCCTTCTACGCCGCCCGCGCCTCCGCCGGGCTGATCGTCACCGGCGGCATGGCCCCCAACCGCGAGGGCGGGGTCTACCCCGGCGCGGCGGGCCTCTTCACCCCCGAAGACATCGCCAACCACCGCATCGTCACCGATGCCGTCCACGCCGAGGGCGGCCGCATCGCCATGCAGATCCTCCACGCAGGGCGCTACGCCTACGGCCCCGACTGCGTCTCCGCCTCCCCGCTCAAATCCCCCATCTCCCCCTTCCCCCCCAAAGAGCTGGACGAAGAGGGCATCGAAAAACAGATCGCCGACATCGCCACCGCCGCCGCCCGCGCCCGCGAGGCCGGGTATGACGGCGTCGAGGTCATGGGCTCCGAGGGCTATTTCCTCAACCAGTTCATCGTGCGCCACACCAACAAGCGCACCGACCACTGGGGCGGGAGCTACGAGAACCGCATCCGCCTGCCCATCGAGGTCGTCCGCCGCGTCCGCGAAGCCACCGGCCCCGATTTCATCCTCATCTACCGCCTCTCGATGATCGACCTCGTGCCCGACGGCTCCACCACCGAAGAGGTCATCCAACTCGCGCAGGAAATCGAGAAGGCCGGCGCCTCCATCCTCAACACCGGCATCGGCTGGCACGAGGCCCGCATCCCCACCATCGCCACCTCCGTCCCCCGCCGCGCCTTCGCCTGGGTGACGCAAAAGCTGATGGGCCACGTCTCCATCCCCGTCATCACCTCCAACCGCATCAACACCCCCGAGGTGGCCGAATCCGTCCTCGCCGAAGGCTGCGCCAACATGGTCTCCATGGCCCGCCCCTTCCTCGCCGACCCCGACTTCGTCCCCAAGGCGGCGCGCGGCGAGGCCGCCACCATCGCCCCCTGCATCGCCTGCAACCAGGCCTGCCTCGACCACACCTTCTCCGGCAAGATGTCGACCTGCCTCGTCAATCCCCGCGCCTGCAACGAAACCGAGCTGGTGATCACCCCCGCCATCACCCCCAAGCGCATCGCCGTCGTCGGCGCAGGCCCCGCAGGCCTCTCCGCCGCCCTCACCGCCGACGAACGCGGCCACGCCGTCACCCTCTTCGACATGGCTGGCGAGATCGGCGGCCAGCTCAACATGGCCCGCCAGATCCCCGGCAAGGAAGAGTTCCACGGGCTGGTCGACTGGTACGCCACCATGGTCGCCCGCTCCAACATCACGCTGAACCTCAACACCGAGGCCACCCCCGAGGCCCTCGCCCCCTTCGACGAGGTCATCCTCGCCACCGGCGTCACCCCCCGCGACCCCGAGATCCCCGGGCAGAACGGCCCCAACGTGCTGAGCTACATCGACGTGCTCCGCCACAAGGCCCCGGTCGGCCAGCGCGTCGCCATCATCGGCGCCGGCGGCATCGGCTTCGACGTGGCCGAATACCTCGCCCACGAGGGCGACAGCCCCACCGAACACCTCCCCGAATGGATGGAAATGTGGGGCGTCACCGACCCGGCCAGCCACCGCGGCGGCCTCGCCCCCGAAGGCCCCCAGCCCCCGGCCCCGGCCCGCGACATCGCCCTGCTGCAACGCAAGGACGAACGCCCCGGCAAGCGGCTGGGCAAAACCACCGGTTGGATTCACCGCGCCGCGCTGAAAATGGCCAAGGTCAAGATGCTCGGCGGCATCACCTACGAGCAGATCACGCCCGAAGGCCTCCACGTCACCCAAAACGGCGAACCCCGGCTCATCGAGGCCGATACCATCGTCCTCTGCGCCGGCCAGGTCAGCAACCGCACGCTGGCCGAGGCCCTGCAAGCCGCCGGCACACCCACCCACATCATCGGCGGCGCCGACGTGGCCGCCGAGCTGGACGCCAAACGCGCCATCGACCAGGGCACCCGCCTCGCCGCCGCGCTCTGA